A region from the Maridesulfovibrio zosterae DSM 11974 genome encodes:
- a CDS encoding ABC transporter permease — protein sequence MAQEITHNTAGGKPPVSRRMNIRIKSPAWFALAGALALVAAAPLLVILSFLLSPNPEIWSHLAENVLSTLAVNTVLLLICIIPLTAFSGVGLGWLTGACEFPGRKFFSWALVLPFAIPPYVFAFVYLGIFDFTGPVQSFIRSIFPAIGFIDIRNFGGVSLILSLAFYPYVYLMSRSAFMTQGRTAIEAARTLGLSPSRAFFKVALPMARPFIAAGLVLVCMESLADFGAVSIFNYDTFTNAIYKAWFGMFSLESAAQLSSILAIIVLTALVAEQKMRSRMRYTEAGRSNKTDRLQLSGPWKWLAFASCSMMFFLAFALPCIKLLQWGFEAIESDLGRYLEYGLNTLLLGLAGAAITTAAALALSFAKRNDPGPLMNWSSRIATLGYALPGTVLAVGIFIPAAWLDSTLATVFKPLGIDSSNMIQGSLGLMIAAYGIRFLAAGFGAVDSAIQRITPSIGEAARTLGATGMNMLRRVYMPMLKKGLFTGAILVLVDVMKEMPITLMMRPFGWDTLAVKIYEYTSEGEWELAAVPAVILILVGLFPVILLTRQMDK from the coding sequence ATGGCTCAAGAGATTACCCACAATACCGCCGGGGGAAAGCCTCCAGTCTCCCGGCGGATGAACATTCGCATCAAGTCTCCGGCATGGTTCGCCCTTGCCGGAGCACTTGCGCTTGTTGCCGCCGCACCATTGCTGGTTATTCTAAGCTTTCTGCTTTCGCCCAATCCAGAAATATGGTCACATCTGGCTGAAAACGTACTCTCTACCTTAGCCGTAAACACTGTCCTGCTGCTCATCTGTATCATTCCGCTTACTGCCTTCAGCGGTGTGGGGCTGGGCTGGCTGACCGGAGCCTGCGAATTCCCCGGACGTAAATTTTTCTCATGGGCGCTGGTACTGCCCTTTGCCATTCCCCCCTACGTATTCGCCTTTGTCTACCTTGGAATATTCGACTTCACCGGCCCCGTGCAGTCATTTATCAGGTCAATATTTCCCGCAATAGGGTTTATCGATATCCGCAATTTCGGCGGTGTTTCGCTGATCCTTTCCCTTGCATTCTACCCCTACGTCTACCTCATGAGCCGTAGCGCGTTCATGACTCAGGGACGTACTGCCATTGAAGCTGCCCGCACACTGGGTCTTTCCCCGTCGAGAGCATTCTTTAAAGTCGCATTGCCCATGGCCCGCCCGTTCATTGCCGCCGGACTAGTGCTGGTCTGCATGGAGAGCCTTGCGGATTTCGGCGCGGTTTCCATCTTTAACTACGATACTTTCACCAATGCCATCTACAAGGCCTGGTTCGGCATGTTTTCCCTTGAAAGCGCGGCCCAACTTTCCTCGATCCTCGCAATTATTGTCCTCACTGCACTGGTGGCTGAACAAAAAATGCGCTCCAGAATGCGCTATACCGAAGCGGGGAGAAGCAATAAAACTGATCGGCTCCAGCTTTCCGGGCCATGGAAATGGCTGGCCTTTGCGAGCTGCTCGATGATGTTCTTTCTGGCCTTTGCATTGCCGTGCATCAAGCTTTTGCAATGGGGATTTGAAGCCATTGAAAGCGATCTTGGGCGTTACCTTGAATACGGACTGAACACCCTGCTGCTGGGACTTGCCGGAGCAGCCATCACCACAGCTGCCGCTCTGGCCCTTTCCTTTGCCAAAAGGAATGATCCCGGTCCGCTCATGAACTGGTCCAGCCGCATTGCCACCCTCGGTTATGCATTGCCCGGAACAGTGCTCGCGGTAGGAATATTCATTCCTGCGGCATGGCTGGACAGTACCCTCGCCACCGTGTTCAAGCCCTTGGGAATCGACAGCAGCAACATGATTCAAGGTTCGCTGGGATTGATGATTGCGGCCTACGGAATACGCTTCCTTGCTGCCGGATTCGGAGCGGTAGACAGTGCCATCCAACGCATCACCCCTTCAATCGGCGAAGCCGCCCGCACCTTAGGCGCAACCGGGATGAACATGCTGCGCCGGGTCTACATGCCCATGCTGAAAAAAGGATTGTTCACCGGGGCAATTCTGGTGCTGGTGGATGTGATGAAGGAAATGCCCATCACTTTAATGATGCGTCCCTTCGGCTGGGATACTCTGGCGGTAAAAATTTATGAATACACTTCCGAAGGGGAATGGGAGCTTGCGGCTGTTCCGGCTGTAATTCTCATCCTTGTGGGCCTGTTCCCGGTAATACTGCTGACCAGACAGATGGACAAATAG
- a CDS encoding extracellular solute-binding protein: MKKLITLAITAIMVTAWSAAAFASEVVVYSARKEHLIKPLFEAYTAETGVKVKYITGKAGALLERIKAEGANTPADLFITVDAGNLWHAANEGVLAPVKSATLEKNVPAHLRDPENRWAGLSVRARTIVYNKNKVKPEELSTYEALGDAKWKDRLLLRTSKKVYNQSLVASFIAEKGAAETEKIVKSWVNNMPVTPFSSDTKTLEAIVAGVGDVAVVNTYYFGRLLKKNPDLPLAIFWPNQKTSGVHVNVSGAGVTAHAKHKEEAVKLLEWLSSAKAQGKFASLNMEYPVNPEVKPDPIVAAWGEFKENPMNVSKYGEYQAEAIKLMDRAGYK; the protein is encoded by the coding sequence ATGAAAAAACTGATTACCCTTGCCATCACAGCAATTATGGTCACCGCGTGGTCCGCAGCAGCATTTGCTTCTGAAGTAGTTGTCTACTCCGCGCGCAAAGAACACCTCATCAAACCTCTTTTCGAAGCCTACACCGCTGAAACCGGAGTTAAGGTCAAATACATCACCGGTAAAGCTGGTGCCCTGCTCGAACGCATCAAGGCTGAAGGCGCAAACACCCCGGCAGACCTTTTCATCACCGTTGATGCCGGTAACCTCTGGCATGCTGCCAACGAAGGCGTGCTGGCCCCGGTGAAATCCGCAACACTTGAAAAGAATGTCCCCGCCCACCTGCGTGATCCTGAAAACCGCTGGGCCGGACTTTCCGTGCGTGCCCGCACAATCGTTTACAACAAAAACAAAGTTAAGCCCGAAGAACTCAGCACCTACGAAGCACTTGGCGATGCTAAATGGAAAGACCGCCTCTTGCTCAGAACTTCCAAAAAGGTATACAATCAGTCCCTCGTAGCATCTTTCATCGCGGAAAAAGGCGCAGCTGAAACCGAAAAAATCGTCAAGTCATGGGTTAACAACATGCCTGTGACACCATTTTCCAGCGACACCAAAACCCTTGAAGCAATTGTTGCCGGAGTGGGTGATGTGGCTGTGGTCAACACCTACTACTTCGGTCGTCTGCTCAAGAAGAATCCCGACCTGCCCCTCGCGATTTTCTGGCCCAACCAGAAAACCAGCGGTGTGCATGTGAATGTTTCCGGTGCAGGCGTTACCGCCCATGCCAAGCATAAGGAAGAAGCCGTCAAACTCCTTGAATGGCTTTCCTCTGCAAAGGCACAGGGCAAGTTCGCTTCCCTGAACATGGAATATCCCGTTAACCCCGAAGTTAAGCCCGATCCTATCGTAGCTGCATGGGGAGAATTCAAGGAAAATCCCATGAATGTCTCCAAATACGGTGAATATCAGGCCGAAGCTATCAAGCTTATGGATCGCGCCGGATACAAATAA
- a CDS encoding helix-turn-helix domain-containing protein: protein MPKTSENGNLSSKEDASFGVRIRHRRMMMGLKMAELAKKSECSESMISKIENGKASPSLKALQRIAIALNTNAAALIADGEDETMIIRASERPKLTISSTRSKEGIVMEALAPHSVNRLLQANIHVVQPGASTNGTYKHEGEDLGYVLEGTLELIVDDATYILNEGDSFVFRSELSHGYSNPGKTVTRVLWVNTPPSF, encoded by the coding sequence ATGCCCAAAACAAGTGAAAACGGAAACTTAAGTAGTAAGGAAGATGCTAGCTTCGGCGTGCGTATCAGACACAGACGCATGATGATGGGGCTGAAGATGGCTGAACTCGCAAAGAAATCAGAGTGTTCGGAAAGCATGATTTCCAAAATTGAAAACGGAAAGGCCAGCCCGTCACTGAAAGCGTTGCAGCGTATTGCAATAGCTCTGAATACAAATGCCGCTGCACTTATTGCCGATGGTGAAGATGAAACTATGATCATCCGTGCTTCAGAGCGGCCAAAACTTACCATTTCATCCACGCGTTCTAAAGAAGGGATTGTTATGGAAGCTCTGGCCCCGCATTCCGTAAACAGATTACTTCAGGCCAATATTCATGTAGTCCAGCCAGGAGCGAGCACAAACGGCACGTACAAGCATGAGGGAGAAGATTTAGGCTATGTCTTAGAGGGAACTCTTGAGCTGATTGTAGATGACGCAACATATATTTTAAATGAAGGGGATTCTTTTGTGTTCAGATCTGAATTGTCACATGGATATTCCAACCCCGGCAAAACTGTCACCCGCGTTCTATGGGTGAATACCCCACCATCTTTTTAA